One part of the Tachysurus fulvidraco isolate hzauxx_2018 chromosome 23, HZAU_PFXX_2.0, whole genome shotgun sequence genome encodes these proteins:
- the anapc10 gene encoding anaphase-promoting complex subunit 10 encodes MAAATKTPPGADPKQLERTGTVREIGSQAVWSLSSCKPGFGVDQLRDDNLETYWQSDGSQPHLVNIQFRRKTTVKMLCIYADYKSDESYTPSKISVRVGNNFHNLLEIRQLEMVEPSGWIHIPLLDLVNNPIRTFMIQIAVLANHQNGRDTHMRQIKVYTPVEESSIGKFPRCTTVDFMMYRTIR; translated from the exons ATGGCAGCTGCTACTAAAACCCCACCCGGAGCTGACCCTAAGCAGCTGGAGCGCACGGGGACGGTGCGAGAGATCGGATCTCAGGCCGTGTGGTCGCTGTCCTCCTGTAAACCTG GGTTCGGAGTCGACCAGCTGAGGGACGATAACCTGGAGACGTACTGGCAGTCAGACGGCTCACAGCCTCATCTCGTCAACATCCAGTTCAG GAGGAAGACTACAGTGAAGATGCTCTGCATTTACGCCGATTATAAATCCGACGAGAGCTACACTCCCAGCAAGATCTCAGTCCGGGTCGGGAACAACTTCCACAACCTGCTGGAGATCCGG cAGTTGGAGATGGTGGAACCGAGTGGTTGGATCCACATCCCCCTCTTGGACCTTGTGAACAACCCCATCAGGACTTTCATGATCCAGATCGCCGTGCTGGCCAACCACCAGAACGGCCGCGACACACACATGCGCCAGATCAAAGTGTACACACCTGTGGAGGAGAGCTCCATCGGAAAATTCCCACGATGCACCACTGTTGACTTCATGATGTACCGCACCATCAGGTGA
- the LOC113655147 gene encoding uncharacterized protein LOC113655147 — translation MKSLEFYLMLHKYLVEGQFMASCSRRVRSDIRRACDKFIIKDGRMYYVGPNKTYMRLVVMSEDEKKFALNECHNNSKTGNHHGVRGTRNRVIAGYFWPTLIKDVTEWVKSCERCQSNISRTGTPALHSVKKAFPVKVLVTQAPAAEVVCHAEDLCPVEEDLQQSSRIPIITTIEGAVSSEEIKPYFRVLMGNIPTLLDPPLAQQLLGKSNNEQSTQTSHSPHAHVTTTEKEADISYIYKRYLLQELEVRKAELQYTKLKIRKLELEIKKMEKEAAQDH, via the exons ATGAAATCACTGGAGTTTTATCTCATGTTGCACAAGTATCTCGTGGAGGGACAGTTCATGGCAAGCTGCAGCAGAAGAGTGAGAAGTGATATCCGCCGTGCTTGTGATAAATTCATCATTAAAG ATGGCCGGATGTATTATGTCGGCCCTAACAAGACGTACATGCGCTTGGTGGTCATGAGTGAGGATGAAAAGAAGTTTGCGCTAAATGAGTGTCACAATAACAGTAAGACCGGGAACCATCATGGTGTAAGAGGCACCAGAAACAGGGTTATAGCTGGCTACTTCTGGCCGACACTTATAAAGGATGTAACAGAGTGG GTGAAGTCTTGCGAGCGCTGTCAGAGTAACATCAGTAGGACAGGGACACCGGCGCTGCATTCTGTGAAG AAAGCCTTTCCGGTGAAAGTTTTAGTCACCCAAGCTCCTGCTGCTGAAGTAGTCTGTCATGCAGAAGATCTCTGTCCAGTAGAGGAAGACCTACAGCAAAGTAGCAGGATTCCTATAATTACAACGATAGAGGGAGCAGTGTCTTCAGAGGAAATAAAGCCTTATTTCAGAG TGTTGATGGGAAACATACCAACACTTCTGGACCCTCCGCTGGCTCAGCAGTTGCTGGGTAAAAGTAAT AATGAACAAAGCACACAgacctcacactcacctcacgCTCATGTCACGACAACAGAAAAG GAAGCAGACATCAGTTACATATATAAAAGATATTTGCTCCAAGAACTAGAAGTAAGGAAAGCAGAGCTCCAATACACAAAGCTGAAAATCAGAAAACTGGAgctggaaataaagaaaatggagaaagaa gcTGCACAAGATcactaa
- the abce1 gene encoding ATP-binding cassette sub-family E member 1 yields the protein MADKNTRIAIVNHDKCKPKKCRQECKKSCPVVRMGKLCIEVTPQCKIVWISESLCIGCGICIKKCPFGALSIVNLPSNLEKETTHRYCANSFKLHRLPIPRPGEVLGLVGTNGIGKSTALKILAGKQKPNLGKYDAPPDWQEILAYFRGSELQNYFTKILEDDLKAIVKPQYVDQIPKTVKGTVGAILSRKDDTKSEELVCGQLDLLHLRDRNVEDLSGGELQRFACAVVCIQRADIFMFDEPSSYLDVKQRLRAAITIRSLISPDRYIIVVEHDLSVLDYLSDFICCLYGVPSAYGVVTMPFSVREGINIFLDGYVPTENLRFRETSLVFKVAETAAEEEVKKMCRYQYPNMCKSMGDFTLTITEGEFTDSEIMVMLGENGTGKTTFIRLLAGGLKPDGGGDVPILNVSYKPQKISPKFKGSVRALLHDKIRDAYTHPQFVTDVMKPMQIESIIDQDVQNLSGGELQRVALALCLGKPADVYLIDEPSAYLDSEQRLMAARVIKRFILHAKKTAFVVEHDFIMATYLADRVIVFDGVPSRNTCANTPQNLLAGMNKFLAQLEITFRRDPNNFRPRINKLHSIKDVDQKKTGNYFFLDD from the exons ATGGCCGACAAGAACACGAGAATCGCTATCGTCAACCACGACAAGTGCAAGCCGAAGAAATGCAGGCAGGAGTGTAAGAAGAGCTGTCCTGTGGTGAGGATGG GGAAGCTGTGTATCGAAGTGACGCCACAGTGTAAGATCGTGTGGATCTCCGAATCGCTGTGTATAGGCTGCGGCATCTGCATCAAG aaatGTCCTTTTGGTGCTCTGTCTATTGTAAACCTGCCGAGTAACCTGGAGAAGGAGACCACACACAGATACTGCGCCAACTCTTTCAAACTGCACAG GTTGCCTATTCCACGTCCTGGAGAAGTGTTGGGGTTGGTGGGGACTAATGGTATTGGAAAGTCCACTGCTCTCAAAATCCTGGCAGGAAAACAGAAACCCAACCTCGGCAAATATGAT GCTCCCCCGGACTGGCAGGAGATTCTGGCTTATTTCCGAGGCTCCGAGCTGCAAAACTATTTCACCAAGATCCTGGAGGACGACCTCAAGGCTATCGTAAAGCCGCAGTACGTCGACCAGATCCCCAAAACCGTCAAG GGGACAGTAGGTGCAATTTTGAGCAGGAAAGATGACACTAAAAGTGAGGAGCTGGTGTGTGGGCAGCTAG ATCTGCTGCATCTGAGGGATCGCAACGTCGAGGACCTGTCAGGAGGAGAGCTGCAGAGATTCGCCTGCGCTGTCGTCTGTATCCAGAGAGCAGACAT TTTCATGTTTGACGAGCCGTCCAGTTATCTCGATGTGAAGCAGAGGCTGAGAGCTGCCATCACCATCCGATCTCTTATCTCACCCGACAg gtatatCATCGTGGTGGAACACGATCTGAGTGTGTTGGATTACCTGTCTGATTTCATCTGTTGTCTCTACGGTGTGCCGAGTGCTTATGGAGTTGTTACCATGCCCTTCAGTGTCCgagaag GGATTAATATCTTCTTGGACGGCTACGTGCCTACGGAGAACCTGCGTTTCCGCGAGACCTCGCTGGTGTTTAAAGTGGCAGAGACGGCAGCCGAGGAGGAGGTGAAGAAGATGTGCCGCTATCAGTATCCCAACATGTGCAAGAGCATGGGAGATTTCACCCTCACCATCACAGAGGGAGAGTTCACCGACTCTGAGATCATGGTCATGCTTGGGGAGAACG GTACTGGGAAAACCACATTCATCAGACTGCTCGCTGGAGGACTGAAACCTGATGGaggag GCGATGTGCCGATTCTGAACGTGAGCTACAAGCCTCAGAAGATCAGCCCCAAGTTTAAA GGCAGTGTTCGTGCTTTGCTTCACGATAAGATCAGAgacgcatacacacacccccaatTTGTCACCGACGTCATGAAGCCCATGCAGATCGAGAGCATCATCGACCAGGAC gttcaGAATCTGTCTGGTGGTGAGTTGCAGCGTGTGGCGCTGGCTCTGTGTTTGGGGAAACCGGCTGACGTTTATCTGATTGACGAACCGTCAGCCTACCTGGACTCCGAGCAGCGTCTCATGGCCGCTCGTGTCATCAAACG aTTCATTCTGCACGCAAAGAAAACCGCTTTCGTGGTGGAGCACGACTTCATAATGGCCACGTATCTGGCGGACCGAGTCATCGTGTTTGACGGCGTTCCCTCCAGAAACACCTGCGCAAACAC gccACAGAATCTGCTGGCTGGCATGAATAAGTTCCTGGCACAGCTGGAGATCACATTCAGAAGAGATCCAAACAATTTCAGACCAAGAATCAACAAGCTCCACTCTATCaag GATGTGGACCAAAAGAAGACGGGCAACTATTTTTTCCTGGATGACTGA